TGAGCTGCGCTTGTTTTTATTATATTCAGCAGGCCAAAGTGGTGGGCATTTTGGTGCAAACTTAGGCGTGATCGAGCTGACCATTGCGTTACATTATTTATTAGATGCTCCTAACGACCAGATTATTTGGGATGTGGGTCATCAAGCTTATGCGCATAAAGTCTTGACCGGACGTCGTGACAAGCTTGGCAGTATCCGCTCAAAAGAAGGTCTGACTGCGTTTCCTGAGCGTGCTGAGTCTATTTATGACACTTTTGGTGTTGGTCATTCTTCAACCTCTATTTCAGCAGGTCTGGGAATGAGCTTGGCGCTGCGCTATCAAGGTCGTCCGCAGACCGTCGCTTGTGTGATAGGTGACGGTGCGATGACAGGTGGCATGGCCTTTGAAGCCATGAATGACGCTGCACAACAAGACGCTGATTTATTAGTCGTTCTAAATGACAATGATATGTCGATATCCTGCTCTATTGGCGGTTTTTCAAGACATTCAGCGATGCTTTGGGAGTCAGGTTATCAGGTCGATATCTCAGATGAAGGTGAGCCATTAATCCGCCGTCGCCCAGATATGCGGGCTTATGATAGACGCAAGCGTCATAGTGAGCAGCGCAATGTACCGCAATTAGAAGACAACTTATTCAAAGCCATAGGCTTTACTTATTTTGGCCCGTTTGATGGTCATGACATGCCTGAGCTGCTGCGAGTATTATCGCTAGCGAAGCAAGTGTCTGGACCTGTATTGGTACATATTTATACCACTAAAGGTAAAGGTTTTGCTCCTGCTGAGGCTGATCCAGTCGGTTATCATGCGATTAGCAAGTTACCTGTAGAAGAGGTAGCGAAGACTGACTCAAAGAAAGACAACGCTGCTGATACTATGGTGCCGGCACTGAAGTATTCGCAAGTGTTTGGTCAGTTCTTATGTGACAAAGCTGCTGAGGATGACAAGCTGCTCGCTATTACCCCTGCTATGGAAGAAGGCTCGGGTATGATTGACTTTGCGCGTCATTTCCCTGAGCGTTTCTTTGATGTGGCGATTGCTGAGCAACATGCAGTGACACTCGCAGGCGGTATGGCTACTCAAGGCGTCAAGCCAGTTGTGGCTATTTACTCCACCTTTTTGCAGCGTGGTTACGATCAGCTTATTCATGATGTTGCCCTACAAGACCTTGATGTGACTTTTGCTATCGATCGAGCAGGCTTGGTTGGTGAAGATGGCGCCACTCATGCGGGCGTGTTTGACTTGGCTTTTTTGCGCTGTGTGCCCAATATGCTAATCGCCACGCCAAAAGATGAAAATGAGTGCTATCACTTATTGAATACTTGCTATGAGTACCAAGGTAGCACCGCAGTACGCTACCCACGTGGCACAGGTACTGGTGCGATGATCAGCCGCCCAGCGCAGAGCTATAAAGTAGGTCAAGCGGTCGTAGAGTCAGTCTTAGGGCAAGCAAACGCCCCTAAGAAGCTTGCGCTGCTCGCATTCGGGACGATGGTAGCCACTGCGGAGCAAGCGGCCCAAACTCTGACATCTGACGATGTGAAATCCGATTGTCAGGTGCAGGTCGTTAATATGCGCTGGGTGAAGCCATTAGATACCAATTTGCTTGAGACTTTGCTTGAGCAAGGCGTCACCCATATAGCAACCCTAGAAGAGCATATGATCATGGGCGGGGCTGGTAGTGCTGTCAATGAGTACTTGCTTAATGCGTCTCCAGCCTTTGCCACTAGCCGTCCCGCTATTTGTAATATTGGTATTCCAGATCGTTTTATCGCCCATGGTTCACAGGCAGAGCAGTTAGCGGATTGTGGCCTTGACGTGAGCGGTGTGGTTATTCAGCTACAGCAGCTATTGTCTGAAAAAGCATAGATGTATTAAGTGGATAGAAAAGGTTAAGTAAACAGAGAAAGCTTTAAGATACCTCGAGAAAAATAAAACTCCGATTAATCGAAGTATGATTTGACCAAAAATATTTAAAATGTCGTAACGCCTGCTTGCCGCAGGTGCTCATTGTTTTACAGCTTACGTAGTTTGTGATGGCAACCATGAAAGATGGTAAGCTTGGTGTTTTTGATTTTTCTTATTTCGTGTTTTTAGTATGCTGTTAGCAGTGTTTTTAGGTTGTAGAGAAGTAAGGTAATACAGTGGACAATCGTTCTGCTGTTTACGAGTATATAGGCAATATTAGTAGTTCTCATTCTTTCGTTTTTATTCATTCATTAAGCAGATAGGTTATTTATGGAACCCATGGTCGTCATCGCAGCGCGTACTGCCGAAAAAGTTGGTGCAGAAATTTTATACGCGCATCAAAACCGCCACAAAGTCGAGTTTGAGACGGAGTCAAAAGGTCTCGATGGCTTGGTAACACGCATCGACCGCTATAGTGAAGAGCTGACCATAGCCACACTAAAAAACAGCTATCCGAATCACTCGTTTTTGGGTGAAGAGTTTGGGATGCAAGAAGGCCAAGGCGAAGATGCTGATTGGTGCTGGATTATTGATCCGCTAGATGGTACCAAAAACTTCGTTTATGGCGTACCGCATTTCTGTGTATCGATAGCCGTGCAGCATAAAGGCGTGACGCAACATGGTGTGGTCTACGATCCAATTCGTGATGAGATGTTCTCTGCCAGTCGCGGTAAAGGTGCTCGTTTGAATCAGCGCCGTATCAGCGTTGGTGAGCGTAAAACCATTGATGGTGGCTTATTTACGACTGGGCATCCTCTTGAGCGCAAGCGTGATGGTCAAGTCATCTCTTATGCCAAAGAGCATTTTGAGAGTTTACAAAAGGTCGCTGAGGCAGGTGGTCAAACTCGCCGTTTAGGATCAGCAGCACTTGATTTGTGTTATGTGGCTGCAGGCCGTTTTGATGGTTACTTTGAGATGTCTATCAAGCCGTGGGACATCGCAGCGGGTGAGCTGATCGTATCAGAGGCACGCGGTGTGGTCGTTGATCATACAGGTGCACACAACTCTATGACCTCAGGCTCTATCTTTGCTTGTAATGTGAAGCTATTGAAGCCATTGATGCAAGTGGTCGTGCCAACATGGCGTGATGTAGTATAAGCCAATGACAAAGCTGTAAGTCTGTCAGACTCACGAATGTAAAAAAGCTGGTTCCGTTATGGAGCCAGCTTTTTTATTGCGCTATGGTTCTTGTCTGGTTTGGCTAGTCACGAAGCCCCAACCCTGACGGTAACTCGTTGCTGGTGCGTTCTAGTAGCTGTAACTCTTCTTCTATCAACAAGAGCATGTCTTGCACATGAGGCAAGGTCTTGCTACAAGCAGTGATACCAAACTCAATCTTATCCAAATAACTGGCAAGCGTAATATTCATGGCTTGTCCGTTAAATACAACAGAAGCTGGATACAAGGCTTGCAGACGTGCACCATTCCAATACAATGGCTTTTCAGAGCCAGGAACGTTGGAGATGATCAGGTTAAAGGCTTGTTTTTTTGGAAAGAGGCCAGTCGCCAGATTGATACCTTCCCACGCATAGGCGATGGCGCTGTAGTTGATGACTTGCGCTTGGGTCATACGTCTAAAGCGGCGTTTACCATTATTCATACTGCGATGAATCAGCTTCATTCGGCGCATTGGGTCGTCTAGATGTGTGCCCAAATTGGCCAACACAAATGAGAGCTGATTGCCTGCTGTGCTGTTATCACTGCGTAGTGACATCGGCACAAACGCAATCAATGGCTTGGTAGGCAAGGCCTTCATCGATATTAAGTAGCGACGGATGG
The sequence above is a segment of the Psychrobacter fulvigenes genome. Coding sequences within it:
- the dxs gene encoding 1-deoxy-D-xylulose-5-phosphate synthase, encoding MQQTSYSTQSWSSPASLSTPSATDSAAHLSGLQQTFEQIPRTRPDTPLLDAIDAPLDLKALTTDQLITLADELRLFLLYSAGQSGGHFGANLGVIELTIALHYLLDAPNDQIIWDVGHQAYAHKVLTGRRDKLGSIRSKEGLTAFPERAESIYDTFGVGHSSTSISAGLGMSLALRYQGRPQTVACVIGDGAMTGGMAFEAMNDAAQQDADLLVVLNDNDMSISCSIGGFSRHSAMLWESGYQVDISDEGEPLIRRRPDMRAYDRRKRHSEQRNVPQLEDNLFKAIGFTYFGPFDGHDMPELLRVLSLAKQVSGPVLVHIYTTKGKGFAPAEADPVGYHAISKLPVEEVAKTDSKKDNAADTMVPALKYSQVFGQFLCDKAAEDDKLLAITPAMEEGSGMIDFARHFPERFFDVAIAEQHAVTLAGGMATQGVKPVVAIYSTFLQRGYDQLIHDVALQDLDVTFAIDRAGLVGEDGATHAGVFDLAFLRCVPNMLIATPKDENECYHLLNTCYEYQGSTAVRYPRGTGTGAMISRPAQSYKVGQAVVESVLGQANAPKKLALLAFGTMVATAEQAAQTLTSDDVKSDCQVQVVNMRWVKPLDTNLLETLLEQGVTHIATLEEHMIMGGAGSAVNEYLLNASPAFATSRPAICNIGIPDRFIAHGSQAEQLADCGLDVSGVVIQLQQLLSEKA
- a CDS encoding inositol monophosphatase family protein, producing the protein MEPMVVIAARTAEKVGAEILYAHQNRHKVEFETESKGLDGLVTRIDRYSEELTIATLKNSYPNHSFLGEEFGMQEGQGEDADWCWIIDPLDGTKNFVYGVPHFCVSIAVQHKGVTQHGVVYDPIRDEMFSASRGKGARLNQRRISVGERKTIDGGLFTTGHPLERKRDGQVISYAKEHFESLQKVAEAGGQTRRLGSAALDLCYVAAGRFDGYFEMSIKPWDIAAGELIVSEARGVVVDHTGAHNSMTSGSIFACNVKLLKPLMQVVVPTWRDVV